The DNA segment CTAAAGCAAACTCACCATGCacttgttgggtttttctccaGAATGGACCCTCATGTGGATAAGCAGCTTGTAGCGAGCATTGAACGGTTTGTGGCGACGCACGCAGCCAGTCcagaaacatgcaaactcctccCCTTTTCTCTGGTCGATGTGCACTTTCTCGATGTGCCTCACTAGCTCCTCCTGGGTGCTATAAGTGGCACTGCAGTCGATCCAATGACACGGCTGCTCCTGCTGGTCAAGCGTGGGGTCCTGTCCCACAGGTACGTTAATCATGGGGGACTGAAGAGAGGACTGTGTGCTGTCCTGATTGCTGTATCCTTGAAAAGCCTGATTTAAATGGTACAGCTCCCCCTGCTGGTTGCTAATTTGAAACTGTTCCCTCTTACATGGCAAGAAATCATCTGCAGGTTCTTGTTTTACGGAGCAATATTCCTCCTGtggcttttgttgttgttgagacaATTTATTGTTGGCATCAGAAAGAGGCAAGCAAGATGCAAAAAGTAGAGATGAGGAGGCAGAAGACAGTGATGAAGGTGGCGAGGCGAAAGATGAAGATGTGGCACAGCTGGTAAGCATGTAGGAAATTGGGAAGGAAGGCTGAGGGTAGCAGCTGAACCTCTGAGTGCTGTTTTGGGTGTCTGTGTGAGCTGTGGTTGCAAAGTCCTCCACAGTCTTTTCTATGTGGGATCCGGCTGTCTTACAGTTGAGCAGGGAGGTGAGGTCACGCCCAAGCGAGGAGAGCGACAGTGAGGTCCTGGGAAGACAGCACAGGCCTCCCGAATGGATCGACGGCTGGCAGAAGCCACCAGAAGACAGCGGCGCCTGAAGATCCTCAGCATCCTCAAACACACTCCCAAATCCAGGAAGAGTCACATCTGGAGGCCCGAGATCAGGGGGCCACATGCCAGCCCCCACTCACAGACTCCCACCAAGAGATCCTGTCAGTAAAATCGTTGAAGTTGATTATCTTGGAGCAATTTTAAGACCCCATTGTAGATAAAACCCTCTGCAGCATCTTTTCGCATTCAAAGGTAATCAAATTAGATTCATGTGCAACTGCTGGCATCTTCTGAATGTGTAGACTTCAGTCATTTGTTCCAAAGTGTTGCGTGGTCAGTCATCACTCCAGCACTGTGGGAGACAGAAACCAAACCCAAATGAGTCatcatgaaaaataaataaataaaaaaaatacaaatcgcAAATACAAAACGCTTTTTGAAACAATTCTCAGACTTATGAAAGTACTCAGATCTTTTATGACTGTAAAAAcagtgtaaaacctgaagaatTGCATTCAAGTAGATGTACCCTGGTTTTTTTGCCCAACTACGACACAAgtcttaaaaataaacaagGTCAGTTCAGCTGCAAAAGCTACTGCTGAAGTTAAAGCTGGCCTACAGTATGATGCTCTTTGCAGCTCCATAATTTTAATATTGGAATCTAGCACAACAGCTTTGCATAAGTCACATTTCAataataatccttctttatcttATCCTGGGCCTTGGTGCAGCCCCTTTGTTCATCTAGTGTCTGAAACAAGTAATTCTAGCCTATGTGCCCTTAACTTATCTGTCTTCTGACTGGCTGTCTTTTACAGACagagcacaaaaacaacaggtGGGTGGGGATTTACTGCTCAAAGGCAGCGCTAACATCAAAAAACACCTACTATAGAGAAATCTATAGTCAAAAGGTGAACCAGACAGATAAATGCTGtagagcaaaaaataaaatataatagcctgaaatttaaaaagattAAAGTACGATGCAGCATGAAatggaaaagctgcaaaaaagtCATTGCTCTGAAACGAAACACGTGTGATGATCTGTGCATTTGAGAAGAGATATTCCATCTCCTACACTCAAGCCTCACCACATCTACCATGGCATTCACCCATCAACCACTGGTTCATCGCTCGGCCATTGCCTCAGCAGAGTTTCCTTCACAAACAAATTTCCAAAAGATGCTTCTCTCATGAGAAGCATTACTCTAAACTTAAGGACTCACAAAACTAAGAAAATCTTGATCAAACTGGGGATTATTTTCACCAAAACTGTCTGTAACACTCTGGAGGTCCCTGGATTTTGTGGTGTTTAGTGTCCTGGCTGTTGGGTttaatgatttgtttttttactgtcattttaaaagaaaaacctgtgtCATTTCTAACCACTACACACCATGCAGaagactgtttaaaaaaaatatacagaactGGAACGCTCATATTGTCTAATGAATGTTTCTACAATACTTGTATCACCTTGACCTGACAATTCATTAAACATTCATGTGTTGTGTTGATAAAGGCTGATGTACCACTCAAGCTGCTAAAGAGGACTTGTGAGCTTGTTTCAGTCTGAAACACTAATCAAAAGAGGTTTTTATTTATAGTAATTTATATTGAGCAGCACGGCTCTAGCCTAGGACCTCTCAACCTTCATGCAAACATGGGTGGAAAGGAAAAGGTGGTGAGAGCAGTGGCAAGACCCAACAGGCATCAATAAGAGCAGATTTACTTTGATCAAGTCAGATACACCATGAAAAGGAGGAACTGTGGTGGAGGTTGTCTGAAAAGAGGCATGCAGATCTGCACCTAGTATGGGGCAGACTAAAGCACAATAAACAGTGTGCCCTTGAAAAGATTTACCAGTTGGTTATGTAGAAGGGTATCAGCTGAGCCATCAGCTAATGTGGGCTGGTAATGAGATGAGCTGCTGTGCCCGGAGTGCAGCCGAGCTCGACTTTGAGACCTGTGCTGTTTGGAGATCAAACAGATGTTGACTCAAGTAGATTTACCCAAACTCCCTCAAAACGCTTTAAACAAAATCTATAAATAGATTTTGATGTGTAAAAATGACGGACTTGCCCTTTTAGAGACAGCACTTAGCACATTTCACCACGTCGGCTGAACTGAGTCAGGATTGATTGTGACTCAGCTGGTGTGACAACTTGCCACGCTGTTCAACAGTATGAAGCATGAAACCCAGAATGTCTCATTCTCTCAATGTTATTCCCTCATTTCCATTTTGCGTCCAATCATTAACAACAAATAGACCACGGTGACCAGCAGGGACGGTTTTGGATGgagtaaaaaccaaaacaaacactcCTTGTCAGCAGACTTCAGTCAAATATCTTAGAGTGTAATTCTGcaacgagtgtgtgtgtttgctgctgcGACACTCAGAGCTGATTCATTACTCCAGGCATTTAGGCCACCCTTGCAGCAAACAGCCAGTTGCTGTGTGGCAGCCGATTGCCTGGAACCTGGTCCAGATGCTTGTTAACAGAGGAAATGTAATGGACCGCATCTCACCGCTTGCTACTGATGCAATACAGGGAGGCTGGAAAATGGTGGGCCAAACACAAGCACCCCCACCCCTGTCACATATACAGTAGCTCTACTGTGCAGAAGTCCTTGACTGTTTATTGGACTTGACTTGATTTCCACAGTTCTCTACCATCTGCCAGATATCGATGATCTAATTTTCAGTAGGATCGCTGCCACGTGTAATTAGTCATTGGAAAGATTCAAAAGGATTTTATGCTGATGGTTATTTTACGAGCCACAGGCCAACACAGCTAAGAGGATGAGTAAGTTCAGTTCTGTAGTTATATTAGCTGACGAAGGAGTCGCTAAGTGTAGGTTAATGCCCATAGTTTCCTGTTATAGTCTGGTTTGCAGTTTTACGATTCTTCCTGTAAATCGCTGGAGTTCCCCCCACCATAGTCATGTCATGGGAACTGTGGTTGACTTTTAATTAGAGAGGCTgcgatgtgtctgtgtgtcgaTGAGCTGCACGGGATTAACGATAGCAGATGTGGTTTGGCATGTTTGAAATGGGATAATTCCAAACTAGATCCTTTTAGCTGTAAGAGCTTATGAATATGAAGATTCACATTCGTAATCTAACTGCTCCTTTTTAGCGTTGAACCGGGACTTGTGTAAACATCCTCTGTGCCATAAATACAGCTGTAAATATAGCA comes from the Oreochromis aureus strain Israel breed Guangdong linkage group 18, ZZ_aureus, whole genome shotgun sequence genome and includes:
- the LOC116313424 gene encoding zinc finger protein GLIS1 isoform X2 encodes the protein MWPPDLGPPDVTLPGFGSVFEDAEDLQAPLSSGGFCQPSIHSGGLCCLPRTSLSLSSLGRDLTSLLNCKTAGSHIEKTVEDFATTAHTDTQNSTQRFSCYPQPSFPISYMLTSCATSSSFASPPSSLSSASSSLLFASCLPLSDANNKLSQQQQKPQEEYCSVKQEPADDFLPCKREQFQISNQQGELYHLNQAFQGYSNQDSTQSSLQSPMINVPVGQDPTLDQQEQPCHWIDCSATYSTQEELVRHIEKVHIDQRKGEEFACFWTGCVRRHKPFNARYKLLIHMRVHSGEKPNKCMFEGCSKAFSRLENLKIHLRSHTGEKPYICQHPGCLKAFSNSSDRAKHQRTHLDTKPYACQIPGCTKRYTDPSSLRKHVKAHSAKGLQEKEVKVQVHTMLESDILSDCLARQHLHSSASSHQENSSPLPALDDFTGVYSNSSSTAHSRGNSEFLPPSADSRYPGLEGNFDANSPISSLTSPGSMREG